AACCTTTACGGTCTCATCCCCGATATCCTCACGCAACTGGTGTTCTGTCTCGATACTGCCCATGTTCATGTATTTTACAGCACTCTTAATCTGGACATCGTCATCATCTATCCACAAGTACGATAGTTCTGGAGCCTTGCCTTTTATTATTGCTGCATCAAATCCTGCCATGCGCAGTTCCACACCGAACATGCCTCCCAGGTTGCTGTCCCCATAGATGCCAGTGGCAGGGCTAATAGAACAAAACGAAGTCTTGCCAGCTGCAGGCAGGTATAGCCCGGACAATGGACCGGGAGCTATTACTATAATATTATCAGGACCCAGAGGATTTACGTCATCTTTCATGTGCTCCCATACCAGACGCGCACCCCAGCCCCTGCCGCCTATATATTTCAGGGCAAATTCATCACTTACAGTCTCTACATGGGTTTTACACTCGGTCAGGTCTACATGCAGTATCTTCTTATGGTATCCGCCTTCAGGACTCATTCTGAATCACCTCTTGTACCTCCGGTCTCTATCTCTGCATATCTGAGCTTCTTCTTTACTCCGTGCTCGTAGTATTCGACTTCCTGCATGTTGGCGTATTTCAGTGCCGCACCCAGGCGATGGGCCTGTCCCTGGGTGTGCTCGGGCACATACAGGATGGCTTTTTTAGGGCAGGATTCTGCACATTTTGGCTTGCCGCCGCACATATCGCATTTGAAAGGAATCTCAATATCCTCATGCACGAATATTGCGCCTATGGGACATGCATTCACACATGCATGGCAGGAGACGCATCTATCTTCCAATATGGTAACAACGCCATCATTCTTGACAATAGCATCAGTAGGACAGGCATCCCTGCATTTAGGCTTCTTACATTGTTCACACACTATAGGCATCTTGATTACCGGATGGGGATACAATGAGATGACCCTTATGTTTGCTTTTTTTGGATTATTAACACCTGTGTGGGATATGGCACAGACTAATTCGCATACCCTGCATCCTGAACATCTCTCAGGGATTACTGTCAGCTTCTTGCGCAATCTAATCACCAGAATATATACACTATATTGACTACTTCTACACTGAAAATATATTATTAATATAAATAACTTGCCAGATTTTGGTTAAAAAAGTGATTCTATTTATTTATTCACTTAGCTTCATTATAGCTTCTGCCAGATCGCCGCCCGTTTCCTTAAGGGCTGCCCTGGCTTCATCCTGACTTTTTCCGGTTTGCTCAGCTACAAGTGCTATGTCCTCTTCCGGGATTGGTGTTTCTCTGGGAACTTCGCGTGGATTACCAACAACCTGATAGGTAAGCATACCCGGAGCAGCTACTTTTGTCACACTGGCATCATCAAAAATGATTTCAGTATCTGCAGTTCTAATAATAACCTGCTCCACATTTTCGATCTCACTGCTATCAATACCCATCTGTTTCATCATCTGGTTCATTGCCTTGGGATTTATTCCTCGCATTCCGGCCGGTTTTTTTGCCATTTTTGTCTCACCTGCAGTTTAGATACAACATCCAATGTTAAAACATTATTCTTTTACAGGAATAGCGCTGCTCCCGTTAAACCTGTGCCTGAGTAAGTGTTGTCGAGAACATATAACTCACCAGGCTCAATCCACCTGCAACGGCAAAAACTGACTGGAAACCCCATT
The Methanosarcinales archaeon genome window above contains:
- a CDS encoding 4Fe-4S dicluster domain-containing protein, translating into MRKKLTVIPERCSGCRVCELVCAISHTGVNNPKKANIRVISLYPHPVIKMPIVCEQCKKPKCRDACPTDAIVKNDGVVTILEDRCVSCHACVNACPIGAIFVHEDIEIPFKCDMCGGKPKCAESCPKKAILYVPEHTQGQAHRLGAALKYANMQEVEYYEHGVKKKLRYAEIETGGTRGDSE
- a CDS encoding nascent polypeptide-associated complex protein — its product is MAKKPAGMRGINPKAMNQMMKQMGIDSSEIENVEQVIIRTADTEIIFDDASVTKVAAPGMLTYQVVGNPREVPRETPIPEEDIALVAEQTGKSQDEARAALKETGGDLAEAIMKLSE